A single genomic interval of Candidatus Latescibacter sp. harbors:
- a CDS encoding flavodoxin family protein, translating to MKIIAISGSPRAGGNTETLLKVALDVISERGIETEFISLAGKSILPCTACMACSNEERCILKDDFDPIYKNMVDADGFIVGSPVYFGSATPELMALLDRAGFVSRHHGHRFSRKVGGAVAVARRIGQNFTFAQLLMWFMINGMIVPGSSYWNIAFGREKGEVLKDEEGIRTIRTFADNIAWLLKKIHLPG from the coding sequence ATGAAAATAATCGCCATATCCGGTAGTCCGCGGGCCGGCGGCAATACGGAGACTCTCCTCAAGGTGGCGCTGGATGTGATCAGTGAGCGGGGAATTGAAACCGAATTCATTTCACTCGCCGGAAAATCCATTCTCCCCTGTACCGCCTGCATGGCCTGCAGCAACGAAGAGCGCTGCATTCTCAAAGATGATTTCGATCCCATTTACAAGAATATGGTTGATGCTGACGGTTTTATTGTTGGCTCTCCGGTGTATTTTGGATCCGCCACTCCGGAGCTGATGGCTCTCCTGGATCGGGCGGGATTTGTTTCGCGGCATCACGGCCACCGTTTCAGCCGGAAGGTGGGCGGTGCGGTGGCGGTGGCCAGAAGGATCGGGCAGAATTTCACCTTTGCCCAGCTCCTCATGTGGTTCATGATCAACGGAATGATCGTGCCGGGGAGCAGTTACTGGAATATTGCATTCGGGCGTGAAAAGGGTGAGGTTTTGAAAGATGAAGAGGGCATCCGCACCATTCGCACTTTTGCGGATAATATCGCCTGGCTCTTGAAAAAAATTCATCTTCCCGGCTGA
- a CDS encoding glycosyltransferase family 4 protein, producing the protein MKILLVNWMDMANPQAGGAEVHITEIFSRFVERGDEVTLVVSGFPGGSRTDEYKGMRIIRTGARETYNFAAPGLLMKLDRAENFDLVVDDINKVPLFTPLYLKKPILAVIPHLFGRAVYKETNSVIASYVYMMEFPIPRVYRNAMFEVISESTGRDIARRGIRPECIRVVHCGMDHSTYNFDPAVTKFGQPTILYVGRIKRYKSVDVIIRSLPEVAAKIPSARLVIVGSGDNIDELKQLAKSLGVAERVLFTGFVSTEEKVDWMRRSHVIVNPSPREGWGLTNIEANACGTVAAASDVDGLRDSVKNGETGLLFPYGDHTALADRLVQILSNDSLRSMLTQNALAWAGSFTWEKAAQETMEVVDRMMKYEINL; encoded by the coding sequence ATGAAGATATTATTAGTCAACTGGATGGATATGGCGAATCCCCAGGCGGGCGGCGCCGAGGTGCATATTACCGAGATATTTTCACGGTTTGTGGAGCGCGGAGACGAGGTGACGCTTGTGGTGTCTGGTTTTCCCGGGGGAAGCCGGACCGACGAATACAAGGGCATGCGGATAATCCGCACCGGCGCCCGTGAAACATACAATTTCGCCGCGCCCGGACTCCTCATGAAGCTTGACCGGGCGGAAAATTTCGACCTGGTGGTGGACGACATCAACAAGGTCCCGCTTTTCACCCCCCTCTATCTTAAAAAACCCATCCTTGCAGTCATTCCCCATCTTTTCGGCAGGGCGGTATACAAGGAGACAAATTCTGTTATCGCCTCCTATGTTTACATGATGGAGTTTCCCATTCCCCGTGTATACAGGAACGCAATGTTCGAGGTCATTTCCGAAAGCACAGGCCGCGACATCGCACGGCGCGGGATCAGGCCGGAATGCATAAGGGTCGTTCACTGCGGCATGGATCACTCTACCTACAATTTTGATCCTGCGGTGACCAAATTCGGCCAGCCGACAATCCTGTATGTCGGAAGGATCAAACGCTACAAGAGCGTGGATGTGATCATACGGTCTTTGCCTGAGGTGGCTGCAAAGATACCGTCCGCACGGCTGGTTATTGTGGGTTCGGGAGACAACATCGATGAGCTGAAACAGCTTGCCAAAAGCCTGGGTGTGGCGGAAAGGGTGCTGTTTACCGGCTTTGTATCCACCGAGGAAAAGGTGGATTGGATGCGCCGCAGCCATGTGATAGTGAATCCTTCGCCGCGCGAGGGCTGGGGCCTTACCAATATAGAGGCCAATGCCTGCGGCACTGTGGCGGCGGCTTCCGATGTGGATGGCCTGCGGGATTCGGTAAAAAACGGCGAGACCGGGCTTCTCTTCCCCTATGGCGATCATACGGCGCTTGCAGATAGACTCGTTCAAATTCTCAGCAACGACTCTCTGCGGAGTATGCTCACCCAAAATGCCCTTGCCTGGGCCGGGAGTTTCACATGGGAAAAAGCCGCACAGGAAACGATGGAAGTAGTGGACAGGATGATGAAATATGAGATAAATCTTTGA